ATGACACAAAAACTGTAGAGTTCTttacaagctttttttttatatataaattgttgtAATCCCATCAGTGGTCTGCTTAaccgggaaaaaaaattaatattatgtgtGTTTGCTTGATTCCTTTACGTTAGCCAGCAGATTAGTTGTTTTGCTCCTCTCTTTTTCGCAAAAATTCCCATGTTATGCTGAACTTTATATTTACATTATCTTTTTAAAGCTATTTTGAACAGAAATTTTTCGATCACCAAACGAGCTAGACTGAGGTAAGTTCCTGCCTTATCtccatcttcattttcttttgttttagatgaaaaattgcATGTCTGTGTACCTGCATGAACAATTACCGTGTGTTCGTCAATTGACAATTATCGTAATGAGTTCCTGTTACCATGTCGTGTAGGActacttttatttataattgtgcagtcaaaatcaaaattttttgtttagttttgtgtGTTTGCATGCTGCGAAAGAAAGCTGGGTTTCTTTGAATGTATAAATAAATTctgttctgtttgttttttccctctatttttgaaaaaataacagcaTGCTGGCAATGAAGTTTTGCATGATCATTCAAATATTATGGCTGAAACTGAGTTTCTGAACAGTTGAAAATTTATGGGTTGCAATTACATATCATTACAAATTAACATTCTCATTCTCATTGACATACATGCACGGTTAATGTTTTTTGCCAAACACACAGCTTTTGTAAATGCTAAACATTGAgtgctttattattatattagtcCACGGTTTATTTATGTGCAGCAATTTAattgatatcatttttattcatttcaaactttttgttaaatgtttttaaaagatatcATGGAAGGTCTTGAATCTTCTGATAAGGCTGCTTGGACAAAGGAAATGTTGCATATATTTTGTGATATATGCATTAAGGCAATTGATATGAGAATGAGACCTAATACTCATTTCGATAAACCGGGGTGGAAATTTCTTATAAcatcattcaaagaacaaactGGGCATGCATTCACtaaaacacaattgaaaaacaaatgggatggATGCAAAAAGGATTGGAGGATATGGAATAAGTTGGTTTCTGAAACCGGTGTTGGCTGGAATAGTGAATTAGGCACAATTGCAGCTAGTGATGAGTGGTGGAAACAAAAAATCCAGGTACATTCCTTGTCATCggcacaatttattttattattttcaaattccaGCCCTAAAATTTTACTAGTCTTGATCCTTCAttactttatttaatttatatgcaggAAATTAGAGGAGCCAAAAAATTCAGACATGTCGGTATTGAGCCGtctttaaagaataaatttgacCGAATGTATTCCAACATTGTTGCAACTGGAGCGTTTGCATGGGCTCCTTCATCAGGTGTACCTGCTGGCAGTGGTGTTGATCCTGGTACAAGCAATGCCGACATTGCTGATGATGGTTTGGAAGAGGGCAGCGGTGATTCGGAGGAAGATGTGATTCCAGATTTTCAGACTGATATGGCTCGAATGGTTGGAGGGATACATATGTCTAGCAGCACCAATACAAAAAGCGgcgacaaaagaaaagaacgaGATCATTATGATGTGCGAggtagaaagaagaaaacatctgGAATTGGTGTTAAGTTGCTGACAAGGTGCAATCATCTACTTGAGAGTATGTCGACTAAGAGTGATTCGACGTCTGTTAACATGGATCGCGAAGGCTGTAGTATTCCCGAGGTCATGGCTGAGCTGCACTCCATTCCTGGAGTTTCAGTTGACGATGATTTTCATGACTTCGCTACGGAGTATCTCAGTctaagaaggaaaagagaaatgtgGTCCAGTATGGGCGATATGCAACAGAAGTTTCGATGGTTGCAGCGAATGTATGAACGAAGTAAACGTGCTTAGCTGACAAGGTATTATTAAAGTATCTTAACTGTTAATCAATTAAGTATGTTCAAGTGCTTAcaatatttatacatgttttgttttattgttgcaGAGTAATGGGATGCCGGTTTTTAAAAGAGTAGTTTCCATTTGCCGAAGTTTGTTCGAGGCAATGTATTTCCGGTAATTTATGTActgttatatttattaaactgaTTTACGGGATTTAACAGACTTGTATGAGAAATTATTGGTTGTAATGTTGTATTTTATCAACAAATTACAATGTTCAATGGTTGACATTTTAATGGAATTGGTTGGTAATTTACCTTAACTGATTTGTTAACTTTATATTTGTAATGTTGTATTTTTGCCTTGGCTGTCTAGTGTTAGCTTGTGAGGTCTGAAACAGAGATTGACGTGTTGCATACTGTTTTTGCCTTGGCTGTCTAGTGTTAGCTTGTGAGGTCTGAAACATCTTTTGCAATtactgtttgtgtttttttcattgttgccGTGAGCTGTGATGGGAATAATGTTgttgctttttctttcttttctgtgtTGCTGGTCTTCCTACTGGTTCACTGACTTGCAATTGTTAGGAATGGGCAGCTACTGTTAGCATGTGAGGTCTGAAACAACATCTTTTGCAgtaattgtttgtgtttttttcatggttGCCGTGAGCTGTGATGGGACTAATGTTGttgctttttcttccttttatgtgTTGCTTGTCTTCCTACTGGTTCAGTGACTTGTAATTGTTAGGAATGGGCAGCTACTGTTAGCATGTGAGGTCTGAAACAACATCTTTTGCAgtaattgtttgtgtttttttcatggttGCCGTGAGCTGTGATGGGACTAATGTTGttgctttttcttccttttatgtgTTGCTTGTCTTCCTACTCGTTCAGTGACTTGTAATTGTTAAGAATGGGCAGCTACTGTTAGCTTGTGAGGTCTGAAACAACATCTTTTGCAgtaattgtttgtgtttttttcatggttGCCGTGAGCTGTGATGGGACTAATGTTGttgctttttcttccttttctatgtTGCTTGTCTTCTTACTGGTTCAGTGAgttttagctttgttttttttctgtgttgCTTGTCAGGATGGATCGTACATGCATGTGCTGTAAAAGATGATTAATGAGCTGTAAAAGATGATTTATATGCTACTTTTACAGCACATGCATACATGTGAATGTACTGATTTTGAAAGctgaaaaattgtaaaatatacGTAAAGaggattgaaattttttatataaagaggAATGTGTACATCATATTTTACAATGACATAGCTTTCTATAACAAGCTTCTAAAAACCTTTCAATTGCACCAAATACAAGCAAGTTGAATACTTTTGTTTTGCTGGCTTTACAGGTAtggaaaaaaacttatattgcACCAACTCTATGatagtatttttattgaatgttatttaattatttaaatatttttattaacaacatataattttgtttttgtttccatgtAATTGAAGTTATGGATGATCCACGatttaataacatatttaatGAAGATTTCGATGGTAATTATGATGATGTAATGAACCGGATTGtagatcaaattaattatcctagTTGTGGAGTTAGTGGTGCTTCAGTTGATGGTGCCGGAGATGATAGTAATGGAAACGACTCCGACGACAGTAATGACGACGAAGACGATGATGCCGACGACGACGATGATGCCGACGTTGACGGTGATAGTGATGATGACGATGCATTTATTATAAGGAGGCATTGtgataggaaaaaattaaatttatgcacAGCTGGAGCTATAAATgcgtattatattaattatatgtataaagaaCCATGTATGGTTTCCTATAACACAGGGATGCGTTGGTTGATGGAAGTTTTAAGAGGTCATTGGAAACGAAGTGTTAACATGTTCAGGATGGATGCAACGACTTTGTTGAGTTTGTGCACCGACTTGGAAACGCACCATGGTTTAAAACCGTCAAGAAGAATGAGCGTTATTGAAAAGGTGGCAATGTTTCTATTTACAATAGCAGTTGGGGCGTCAAATAGACAAGTGCAGGAAAGATTCCAGCATTCAGGTGAAACTGTTAGTAGATGTTTTAAAGAAGTGCTTAAATCATTACGTTTGTTTGCTGTAGAAATCATAAAACCAGTAGATCCACAATTTACGAGCACACCAAGAGAAATTGCTATGAATCCAAGATTTATGCCACATTTCaaggtaagattaatttttttatatatataattaagtagtttaattaagttgttcGGATgagtatgaaatatattataaatgtttatatgcgtacaataaatgtttttgtggCATGTAGAATTGTGTCGGTGCAATTGATGGAACACATGTTCGTGCATGCGTACCAGCtgaaaatcaaattccatttattggaagaaaaggtgTACCAACACAAAATGTAATGGCCGCTTGTAGTTTCGACATGCAATTCATGTTCGTGTGGGCAGGATGGGAAGGCAGTGCACACGATACTCGTATTTTTCTGGAGGCTATTGACAATAGCACTATCAACTTTCCAAAACCTCCAGAAGGTTGTGATTTTGACTAAATTGAAGATTGGGTAATTGaaggaatataattattttttttagttttgtttaaaattacaatgttatttttttcaggaaaatactaTTTGGTTGATGCTGGATATCCAAACGAGTATGGATATTTGGGTCCCTACAAAGGCGAGAGGTATCACTTCCAAGAATTTAGACGTCGTGGACAACCAAGTGGTCGGAAAGAAGTGTTTAATCGTGCACACTCGTCACTACGTAACGTGATCGAACGTTCTTTTGGGGTATGGAAACAGAGGtggaaaattttgcaaaacatgcCTGCTTATCCATACAAAACACAAGTTGAGATTGTAGTTGCATCAATGGcactacataattatattagaaggagatcgcaagATGATGCAGTTTTTTCTGAGTATGATCGCAACCCGAATTTGATTCCAGATGACTTTTTGCCTGATACTGTGCAGGCTTCGGCCGTTCAAGGGTCACAGAGGCCTTCACGTATGGATTTTGTACGCGATGGAATTGCCAATAGTTTGATGGAACAATAAAAGAGTACATTAATGTATAacgatttttcattttgttatgtaatcataattacaaaacacctatgttttggaattatatatatgtgtctatatatgtcattttaattaattccaatcaaatataaaacacaaaccatattaacaaaatacaagaaattttttttttgaaccacagtttttaccaaacacaaaatTGCTTTTTTTCAACCACAATTGTTGAACCACAGTTTTGTAACCAAACACCTAAAActgctttttttaaaaccacaacttcaaccacagtttttaccaaacactaactttttttaaaatcaacctcacaaaaagtactttttatgaAACTGCTTTTTACAAAccgcaaccacaaaagctaccacaataccaaacacaccctagaTCTCTTTCTTTCTAACACCTATTTACTGTGGACTAGCCAGAGTTCAAGTTCGAAAACAAATTGAACAAAAACATTCGTCAACACTAGTTGGTTCTTCTGTAATTAGTTGGTGTCCCTGTGCCCTGGGTTACAATGAACATGAATTAGAAATCACCATGCATGCGTGGTTTCCCAGCAACGGTGAAAGATATGGAAAGAGGAGACAAACAGTAGACCAAGGATCAAGACTCGTGTTGGAACAAGAAACAACGCCTGTGCCTGTGCCTGTGCCTGTGCCTGTGGTGTATATTAGATGTCTGGTGAGCATTTAGCAGGCTAGGAATTGCGGGACCCAAACCAAAGTTGTTTTGGCAGAGAAATAAAGATGGAGTATTGATGACACCCATCATAGGACCCGTGATTGCTATCCGTACACTGCTCTGCTTTGTTGAGAAAGACTATCACTgttctttcttttgaaattgATGTGAAGTTTGTGGCCTGTGTGCACCCGTCATTCTTTTGCACTAATGCATATTCCCTTCCCTTGAGGTTGAGGAGAGATTTCTCAAGTGAAGCACCAAAGGGTATTTCACTGTTGTGCAAAGCTTGAAGCTTGGCACCTAGCTGGTACGTGAAAGGATACACTCCTTGTCCATTTCCATCTACGGTTTGACTTTAGCGTTAGGCAGCCATTAATTTTGCTGTGGTGGTACATCAATGGTAGAGATAGGGAGACAAACTTAATCTAAGGGTATGTTTGATCTTGATGTGCtttaaataaaactcaatttttaactgattataagaaaaaaaaccaagcactttaatttttttaaaaatggacCTAAAACTACCTAATTTACAAGGATATGGGGAACGATGCCTTGGTGAAAAAAACTGGCTCCAGAAGATGGCACCAAGGCTTACCAAGGCAAAGGACTCCTGCCATGGGCCATGAATAAAAACTTAAGGATTTGTGGCCTCTTACATTGTCTTTGATGGCTTTGGACTTGGGAGTGGTGGGATATTACACAACAAATCACAAGCCCAGATCTTGGTCTTTTTGTAGCCTGTAAACATGGAGGGTTGAAAATTACTAGGATTTATGCCCTTTGTaatgaaggggaaaaaatggCTTCTTTTTAAAGGGGGGAAATAGATATAATGGTTTCTCCATTGAAATTCAAGTTTAAGATAATCCACAAAATACCAATCTTTATACACGAATAGCCTAAATACGCAGGCatgtttcaagaaaaaatgagCCTTACTAATTTCATGGCTCACTGAAGGATAAATGCTGCAAGTTCATAGACTAAATCGTGTCAAAAGGGAAGATCTTCCTGTCCTGGTTTCTTCCTTAAAAACCATTGAAGGTCAATGTCACAACAATATGATGGGAAAGCAAACGTGATGGACTCACTAGAAGTTAATTCCAGTAGAACAACCCCGTAGAATAGAACAAAGAAATTCACCATCCTGACCAACACCTGCAGTTTAAGATGCTGGATCAGCATCGTGCCAGCCCTTGCTGCAAGGTGGAACGCTCATGAATTCATCAAACTCCTTTACATGGATGTCACAACACTTCCACTGCAAAATTACATGTAATTAAAAGGTAAttagtataaaaagaaaaaagaaaataagcgAGCAGGCTGGAAGTAAAAATGCAGTGAATTATACACACCCCTCTCATTCGATCATGAAAAACAGCAGGCCCGGGATGGTAATTACAGGCAGTTTCATGATTATCCTTCTCCTTGAAAGTTTGACCACATCCCTGATTCTTGCACGTCTGGGGCTGGTTTATATCAACTACCTTTTTTGCTGGAGCAGGAGCATAGCTTTTAGCTGGTGCAGCTTTGGGTTGTGCTTGTGACCCTAAAAAGGACATGAAGTGCTTCAGCTTTAAAAGCAATAAATCGATGTATAATGGGGAAACCAGGTACATGGGAGTTTAAAATGCACCAATTACAAAATTGATGCAACAGTGTGAAGACGGCCACAAAAGGAATAATAAAGATGAAGCCAACTGcttgtgaaattcaaaaaaaccttTTATTCACTTAAACTTATATTAACTCTTTTACCTGGAAAATTGGAAGTTTACTCCTTACCACTCACTTAACATCCTAGGCCATGCCAAAGAAGTTTTTCCACCAAGCAGCGGATTCTTAGGGGTTACCTCTTcccaaaacttaaaattaagataCTTTGCACAATTTAAAAGATCTTACAAGCACTAGGAAGTTTTTCTCAAGTTGTCACCAGCTAGCATTCTGAGGATCATATTTGTGTTAACAgagcttgatgtctttttaattcaataatgcAAACACTAACATGCTTCCATGCAATGAAACGGTTCATACATCACTTCTAAATAATCTAGattgataatttttctttcccttttttttttcagtttggttttaaaACTGTAATATCAATTGTTGTGGTTATTAAAAGCATTCAAATGACACTACCATGATCTGAGCAAAAAAAGCCTTGCTTGCATCTAGGGCAAGATTCTTTTGAGGATGAGTTGGTAGCAGGAGCTGCAGCGGGAGGAGAAAATGGATTCTTTGGGGTGGGAGTTGGAGTCGGCTTTGCTAACACTGGTTTCTCAGTTGTGTGTTTACCTGTTTTACATCTTcatcacaggaaaaaaaaaaaaatttgagtgacCAACGCTGATAGACATATAAGCATATTATCAACGCAAATGTAAACGCAAAATATCAACCATGACCAGTTTGGGCTGGTTCATTCAACCAAGAAGAAGTCATATTTTATCAGAAATCCTGCCATATTCACATATGCCTAAGAAAAGTAGCAGAAAAACGAGGGCACAGGACCTACCCTGGAATCTCCAGAAACAAGCTGAAATCATGACTCCTTTTCTTGCAACAACTCCACTCTTTCATTCCATCATGAAAGAAAGGCTGGAAAATGGAATCAAGCAAGATTAaggtaataaataaaaagcatatttctttttcaaaataaccaagtaaatcataagaaaaaaatctgacTTACCCCCTGTCAATGCATATCCGCACATGCAGTGAAACCGCATCAAAGCAAGCAAGGGAAAAGGTTAATCAGTATAATACACAAACGCACTATATTCagaatttttttccttctgtaaTCAAATAAGATAACCTTGCACAAGATGTAATAGAAAAACATATGTACTACCAAAGTCCAAGACTATCAAAATACAAATTTCTACAAAACGTAAGGCAGAAACTgaaaaagaaatgcatgaaGCTGCACAATAAGTGGATAAAATCCATTATCTCACTGTTGGGGCAGGGACCTTTGGATTACATTACACAATAGCCATTATTTGAATCTAAGCATTTAATAACCCTGTAATATGTAGCACATTGAACAcgttaatatattttgaagaacTGTTGCCCTGGATTCAATATGGCATCCTTATCCTGCATTTTTATTATGTAGGAATTGAATTTACTATCATCTTTTCACATCTGTTAAAAGCATGAAAATTTTCTTCCTGGTGGAGCTGTGCCTGAGAAACATCAAATAACACCTAAGACAATGATTGTAAACGAGGAACCCTTTAGGTATCTAAGATTTTTACAAAAACCCTATACCCCTCTGACAAGATTCAGTACTCTTCCCTATACCACACTGACAAGAGTCAGTGCGCTTAACAATCATCATGTTCTTTAATCAAACCATGCCGTGCGGATAGAATAACGAAATTTGTCAGCTTTTTTacttaaatcatgaaaaaattactCAACTTTCTACCCAATCCTCTCTTGCACATTAAATCGACCAACTTAAGAACAGATGATAACAACTCCCTTATCATATATTTCactaaaaacatcaatttttttccctttacacGAGGAACcgaacaaaacacaaaaagctATCACATTATCGCAATTAAATCTACAAATTATAAACCCAAAATTGTATCaactgcaaaaacaaaacaaaacaaaaaagttcatgattaagaaaaattgaaataCCGAATCATGGTAAGTACAGGAACCATCGGGATTGTTGTCTTCGGTGAAAGTTGCGTTACAGCCGATTCGCTGGCAGCGAAGCTTAGGTACCTCGGTTTGGTCCATGAATAAATAATTCtctttttagcttttgttttaaAGATGGAGACAGAGAGCAGTGGAAGAAAGAGTTGCGTTCGAGCGAGTAGAGGAATCTGAGTCGTCTTCTGAGTTCAGCTTTGTCTTCTGATTATTCTAGAAACACATTACAAAGTTGATGTCGGTCCCGCTGTTAGTATAAAGTCTTCAATTAAACTTGAAGTCTCGTGCCTAGCTCATTCGTTGGTCGGTCAACtcgtattaattaaaaaaaataattaaggttttttttttaaaaaaaataaaattaaaacaactctaatgtaagaaaaaatcaaattagtttttttatcgaattaaaaaaaaataaattagttttttatcagattattaaattaaaaattcatccACATGAATTAATCagatttaattagattaatttcaacctaatttttttttaatttaacactaTTCAAATAACCCaattaacttgataaattaagttgagtttaataatagCACTTATACTAGGATTTGCTTTCAACTCAAATAACTAATCAAAGTAAGATTGATagtaatattattgttttatagtacataaaaaaatattattaacaatactatttttatattatatggtTATGATATtagattatgattttatttattatacataATATAGTTATAgtcttttgttattttgaaagaTGGTGTGGACTCAAATTGGATTGGGTTTATACAATGTTTGATTTCAATTTGACCTTGTCCAAGATGgatatatttttactatttttttaggttaaaagcAGGATATGAATTTTTAGTTCAGTAAGGTCGGAGTACGGTATGATTAGCAGGTGcctgtttttaaagtatttttttagataattttaatatgtgatattataaataaagaaataataaataataattttaatatatttttaattaaaaaaacatttaaaaaaaaaaacacttttacaaCAATATCAAAAATTGAACAcgtcaaaaaatacttttgaaaaagaCAATTGTTACtgcatatataattttcaaaaaaaattattgctgcTGTATATACGTATTTAAGTGTATCGACATCAATGACTGATGAGACGAAAACACAAAATTGTATATACAACAGTCAAAGAATGTGGGACCTAATCTGTATGTACATGAGAGTTCTGGATTGTCTGTCTGGCTGATTTTTGCAACCTGAACTGTGGAATCAGTAATGAGATGAATTCCTTGTAATCCCAAGATGATTAGCTGCACTTCCTTTGAAGTGATGAGACTACAAAATGTGGAGGTCGTAACTATCTGTTACGTACTTCAATCATGGAAACTCTTTCCtgtaaaaacataaatgagaagTTAATTGCCTTGGAAATATTTGAaagtgaaaacaaaaacaaaatgtcaGAAGAAAAGACATATGAGGTATGAGCAGATATTCAACTTTCAAAAGCTGTTTTGGAATGAAGATTTGAAAATGATTGGCACAGACCACTGCCAAATGACTTTGCAGTAGCAGCATGAAAGGATATGAATTCCCGGATTCATGGTGGATGCATTGCCAGAATTATGAAAACAAACCCTAGTTTcttgcataatattttctttaaggaATTCACTAACAAAGAAATCAGTATACGCACTCACAAAGAGCTGTAAGACCATGGTTGTGCCTGCAGAAGAACAGATATGGAACTCTTTCCTAGATATACTATCCATCAAAAAGATATATATGATATTGAGTTCTGGGATGTGACCGCATGTCAAGTCTTAAGGAAATTTTACATGGGATGCAATATGCTTCAATGTGTACCAGAAAAATTCTCAGTATGCATTCGTTCCCACAAAATAAATCACGTgcacacacaaacacaaacaaGGAGGGAGGGAGAACCTCATTTGGAGTACCATTCTCCGATGGAAACCATTTATTTGGAGGGCTACTCTCGGATGGAAACCATTGCAAAAGGACACCCAAATTCATGACGTTAGGAATCAATTTGAACAGGAGAGGAGTTGTCACCTGAATGAGCATCAATCAAGTAAGGGTTTAATGCAAGAGAACCAAAGCATTGTTAAAAAGCCATGTTACATTTGCAAGAATCGAAGAAACGAACCAGACTGAGAGCTGTTGttccaagaa
The sequence above is drawn from the Populus alba chromosome 15, ASM523922v2, whole genome shotgun sequence genome and encodes:
- the LOC118056366 gene encoding uncharacterized protein — its product is MEGLESSDKAAWTKEMLHIFCDICIKAIDMRMRPNTHFDKPGWKFLITSFKEQTGHAFTKTQLKNKWDGCKKDWRIWNKLVSETGVGWNSELGTIAASDEWWKQKIQEIRGAKKFRHVGIEPSLKNKFDRMYSNIVATGAFAWAPSSGVPAGSGVDPGTSNADIADDGLEEGSGDSEEDVIPDFQTDMARMVGGIHMSSSTNTKSGDKRKERDHYDVRGRKKKTSGIGVKLLTRCNHLLESMSTKSDSTSVNMDREGCSIPEVMAELHSIPGVSVDDDFHDFATEYLSLRRKREMWSSMGDMQQKFRWLQRMYERSKRA
- the LOC118056367 gene encoding cysteine and histidine-rich domain-containing protein RAR1; the encoded protein is MKEWSCCKKRSHDFSLFLEIPGCKTGKHTTEKPVLAKPTPTPTPKNPFSPPAAAPATNSSSKESCPRCKQGFFCSDHGSQAQPKAAPAKSYAPAPAKKVVDINQPQTCKNQGCGQTFKEKDNHETACNYHPGPAVFHDRMRGWKCCDIHVKEFDEFMSVPPCSKGWHDADPAS